A stretch of the Euleptes europaea isolate rEulEur1 chromosome 14, rEulEur1.hap1, whole genome shotgun sequence genome encodes the following:
- the LOC130487407 gene encoding uncharacterized protein LOC130487407: MRKCLVTCWIAILFILLLTDDSLSVKSRGYPQNRPQNPAYPPQNPSYPQNPGHAPQYPGHPPQYPGHPPQYPGHSPQHPGYPRNPGFPSHTGGGSWGHQDSKPWKPKKPKTKHLVGSAVAGAAAGAIGGYLLGSAMSNLRFSFRNPAEERWWYENRNRYPDQVYYPPSNQPVSRDVFLRDCVNITVREYIEPAGNQTTDEMETTVVTRVVHEMCTEQYRLVSGAAGGGGWSRYDSEPWKPKTPKSELPPVAEKTVTGAPRGAVVGPLLGSSMSNMSFQFNNSDEERWWYENRNNYSDRVYYLEYSQPVSQDVFVSDCMNITLEKFLEPTGNQTVDEMEDRVMKQAVQKMCTEQYWLVLGVATGGSWSRHASEPWHSKTAKSEIHYVEEEAAAYVTVAVIGSNRLESAPPHAGFNKANQKTPGSGIAILLANPSLLWINTFAFCFLMH; this comes from the coding sequence GTTACCCACAAAACCGTCCACAAAACCCTGCATACCCCCCACAAAACCCCAGCTATCCACAAAACCCTGGTCATGCCCCACAGTATCCTGGTCACCCTCCACAATATCCCGGTCACCCCCCTCAATATCCGGGTCATTCCCCACAACATCCTGGTTATCCCAGAAATCCTGGCTTCCCCAGTCATACAGGAGGAGGCAGCTGGGGCCATCAAGACAGTAAGCCATGGAAACCTAAGAAGCCCAAGACGAAGCATCTGGTGGGATCAGCCGTTGCAGGAGCTGCCGCAGGAGCTATCGGCGGCTACCTTTTAGGCAGCGCCATGTCCAACCTACGCTTTAGTTTCCGCAACCCTGCCGAGGAACGGTGGTGGTACGAAAACCGAAATCGTTACCCCGATCAAGTTTACTATCCACCGTCCAACCAGCCCGTTTCGAGGGATGTGTTTCTGAGAGACTGTGTCAATATCACTGTGCGAGAGTATATCGAGCCCGCTGGAAACCAAACAACGGATGAGATGGAAACCACGGTTGTGACTCGAGTGGTACACGAAATGTGCACAGAGCAGTACCGCTTGGTGTCAGGGGCTGCAGGCGGAGGTGGCTGGAGCCGTTATGATAGTGAACCGTGGAAACCGAAGACACCCAAGTCCGAGTTGCCACCAGTGGCAGAAAAAACGGTTACCGGTGCTCCAAGGGGAGCTGTAGTTGGGCCCCTCTTAGGCAGTTCCATGTCAAATATGAGTTTTCAGTTTAACAACAGTGATGAGGAACGGTGGTGGTACGAGAATCGCAATAACTATTCGGACCGAGTTTACTACCTGGAGTACAGCCAACCTGTTTCGCAGGATGTCTTTGTGAGTGACTGCATGAATATTACGCTGGAGAAGTTTCTCGAGCCCACTGGGAATCAAACCGTTGATGAGATGGAAGACAGGGTCATGAAACAAGCCGTCCAGAAAATGTGCACAGAGCAGTACTGGCTGGTGTTGGGCGTTGCTACAGGAGGCTCCTGGAGCCGTCATGCTAGCGAGCCATGGCACTCTAAGACAGCCAAATCCGAGATACACTATGTAGAAGAGGAAGCTGCTGCCTACGTTACCGTTGCAGTTATCGGTAGTAACCGCTTGGAAAGCGCCCCACCTCACGCTGGCTTTAACAAGGCCAACCAGAAAACACCCGGTTCAGGCATTGCCATCCTTCTGGCCAACCCTTCCCTGCTCTGGATCAACACATTCGCCTTCTGTTTCCTGATGCACTGA